A region from the Aegilops tauschii subsp. strangulata cultivar AL8/78 chromosome 5, Aet v6.0, whole genome shotgun sequence genome encodes:
- the LOC141022251 gene encoding disease resistance protein PIK6-NP-like encodes MRQIVTLSYSHLPHHLKTCMMYLSIFPEDYEIKKGRLLSRWIAEGLVAERRGLTLLEVAESYFDELVSRNMIVPANISYDGRVKSCRVHDMMLEVMVSRSMEANFVSLVGGEQHEGESLGKIRRLSIQSSGGPKDERSMKHVRSLSTFHPQGHKALLERLGEFTLLRVLDLEDCKALQNKHMKHVCRMFLLRFLNLNGTDISKMPKKIGKLVHLQTLNLWNTLLHGLPQSVTELEKLESLYFHNRESYFDCRLPCGLGRMKALRVLDKMVLHDDGADAAREIGELTQLRKLNISIDCSQEVLQVLITALNRTYSLRQLSILDRGNGKIMNILGEMTSPPLLLRSMEICGGIDGMPEWFGSLMHLGKLDISYTMLSSDEILGILCELPNLLRLTLGFRSCTNDALVISAEYRFPVLKQLNVHSVQKEIIFEQGSMAMLEKLEVGFGSEEKSLSGIEHLPSLKVVVLAGLRSNRTLHQTVPQLKLESDRRPVPNQFKVVAPARIWEEL; translated from the coding sequence ATGAGGCAGATAGTTACACTCAGCTACAGCCACCTGCCTCACCATCTCAAGACTTGCATGATGTATCTCAGTATTTTTCCAGAGGACTATGAAATCAAGAAGGGTCGTCTACTAAGTAGATGGATAGCCGAAGGCTTGGTCGCTGAGAGGCGAGGGTTGACATTGCTAGAGGTGGCAGAATCCTACTTCGATGAGTTGGTGAGTAGAAACATGATCGTCCCAGCCAACATAAGCTATGATGGGAGGGTGAAGTCATGCCGCGTGCACGACATGATGCTCGAGGTTATGGTGTCAAGGTCCATGGAGGCAAACTTTGTGAGCCTGGTTGGAGGTGAACAGCACGAAGGAGAGTCGCTTGGCAAGATCCGGCGGCTCTCTATCCAAAGCAGTGGTGGGCCAAAGGACGAAAGGAGCATGAAGCATGTCCGGTCGCTTAGCACGTTTCATCCCCAAGGCCATAAGGCGCTGCTGGAGCGACTTGGCGAGTTCACCCTCCTGCGGGTACTCGACCTTGAAGACTGCAAAGCCTTGCAAAACAAACACATGAAGCATGTGTGCCGGATGTTTCTGCTCAGGTTCTTGAACTTGAACGGCACTGACATCAGCAAGATGCCAAAAAAGATCGGCAAGCTTGTGCACTTGCAGACACTGAACCTATGGAACACACTTCTCCATGGCCTCCCTCAATCCGTGACGGAGCTGGAGAAGCTCGAGTCCCTCTACTTCCATAATAGGGAGTCGTATTTTGATTGCAGGCTTCCCTGTGGACTAGGGAGAATGAAGGCGCTTCGCGTGCTGGATAAGATGGTGCTCCATGATGATGGTGCTGACGCTGCCCGAGAGATCGGCGAGTTGACGCAGTTGAGAAAGCTTAATATATCTATCGACTGCTCCCAAGAGGTACTTCAAGTGCTCATCACCGCCCTGAACAGGACATATTCCCTTCGACAACTCTCAATCTTGGACCGCGGTAATGGGAAGATAATGAACATCCTCGGAGAGATGACCTCGCCACCGCTGCTCCTCCGGTCAATGGAGATCTGTGGCGGAATCGATGGGATGCCCGAGTGGTTTGGGTCACTCATGCACCTTGGGAAGCTAGATATCTCATATACAATGCTTAGCAGCGACGAGATACTTGGCATCCTGTGTGAGTTGCCAAACCTACTGCGCCTCACCCTCGGGTTCAGGAGTTGCACCAATGATGCGCTAGTCATAAGCGCCGAGTACCGATTCCCAGTGCTCAAGCAGCTGAATGTTCACTCCGTACAGAAAGAAATCATTTTTGAGCAAGGGTCCATGGCAATGCTCGAGAAGCTGGAGGTAGGATTCGGTTCTGAGGAAAAGAGCCTTTCCGGCATCGAGCATTTGCCAAGTCTAAAGGTGGTGGTGCTCGCTGGTTTGAGATCCAACCGTACACTGCATCAGACGGTGCCGCAGCTCAAGTTGGAGAGCGACCGACGCCCCGTGCCAAATCAGTTCAAAGTTGTAGCACCAGCCCGGATCTGGGAAGAGTTATAA